A genomic window from Micromonospora violae includes:
- a CDS encoding alkaline phosphatase family protein, with the protein MIAEAGGVPAPLEILGPQHGGGRLADVLPSALAVLGVPGAADPLGLVPSLAGVRRIAVLLVDGLGWYQLPTAAPYAPTLAGLAATVARPLIAGFPSTTPTSLVSLGTGVAPGAHGVLGFTVRVPGTDRVLTHTDWAADPSPLHWQPVPTQLERARAAGVTTTVVSRPEFGGSGLTVAANRGGDFRGAAGGDAVAAAMLAALATGPGPTLVSGYHADLDRYGHVYGVDSEPWRVAAAEVDALVARLLDGLPPDAALLVTADHGQLDIPAAHRFDLDTDPRLRAGVRLVAGEARVRYLHAEPGAVDDVRAAWSEVLGGAARVRTRAEMVAAGWFGPVPEEHLGRIGDVVVTCNDTYAVMASRTERPMASKLVAYHGSDTAAELTVPLLAIRG; encoded by the coding sequence ATGATCGCCGAGGCCGGTGGCGTGCCGGCGCCGCTGGAGATCCTCGGGCCGCAGCACGGCGGCGGCCGGCTCGCCGACGTGCTGCCCAGCGCGCTGGCCGTGCTGGGGGTGCCCGGCGCGGCCGACCCGCTCGGGTTGGTGCCCTCGTTGGCCGGGGTACGCCGGATCGCCGTGCTGCTCGTCGACGGGCTCGGCTGGTACCAGCTGCCGACCGCGGCACCGTACGCGCCGACGCTCGCCGGGCTCGCCGCGACGGTGGCCCGCCCGCTCATCGCCGGTTTCCCGTCCACCACCCCGACCAGCCTGGTGTCGCTGGGCACCGGTGTCGCGCCGGGCGCGCACGGGGTGCTCGGCTTCACCGTGCGGGTGCCCGGCACCGATCGGGTGCTCACCCATACGGACTGGGCCGCCGATCCGTCGCCGCTGCACTGGCAGCCGGTGCCCACCCAGTTGGAGCGGGCCCGCGCCGCCGGGGTGACGACGACAGTCGTGAGTCGGCCGGAGTTCGGCGGCAGCGGGTTGACAGTCGCCGCCAACCGGGGTGGCGACTTCCGGGGCGCCGCCGGTGGGGACGCGGTGGCCGCTGCCATGCTGGCCGCGCTGGCCACCGGCCCCGGGCCGACCCTGGTCTCCGGTTACCACGCCGACCTGGACCGCTACGGCCACGTCTACGGCGTCGACTCGGAGCCCTGGCGGGTCGCCGCCGCCGAGGTGGACGCCCTGGTCGCCCGGCTGCTCGACGGGCTGCCCCCGGACGCGGCGCTGCTGGTCACCGCCGACCACGGGCAGCTCGACATCCCCGCCGCGCACCGCTTCGACCTGGACACCGACCCGCGGCTGCGGGCCGGCGTGCGGCTGGTGGCCGGCGAGGCCCGGGTGCGTTACCTGCACGCCGAGCCCGGCGCGGTCGACGACGTGCGGGCCGCCTGGTCCGAGGTGCTGGGCGGTGCGGCCCGGGTACGCACCCGCGCCGAGATGGTGGCCGCCGGCTGGTTCGGGCCGGTGCCCGAGGAGCACCTGGGCCGGATCGGCGACGTGGTGGTGACCTGCAACGACACGTACGCGGTCATGGCCAGTCGCACCGAGCGGCCGATGGCGTCGAAGTTGGTGGCCTACCACGGGTCGGACACCGCCGCCGAGCTGACCGTGCCGCTGCTGGCCATCCGGGGCTGA